A genomic segment from Gossypium hirsutum isolate 1008001.06 chromosome D04, Gossypium_hirsutum_v2.1, whole genome shotgun sequence encodes:
- the LOC107938077 gene encoding starch synthase 1, chloroplastic/amyloplastic has translation MLGIDRDDSGSVIGLNLIPGDNEAIDAEVVSTVTKVKDEEIKKEKIETRVTYNIVFVTAEAAPYSKTGGLGDVCGSLPIELASRGHRVMVVSPRYLNGMSADENFAHVFDANRRIKLQCFGGEQEIAFFHEYREGVDWVFVDHPSYHRPGNPYGDSHGAFGDNQFRYTLLCHAACEAPLVLPLGGYTYGEKCLFLVNDWHAGLVSVLLAAKYRPFGVYKDARSVLVIHNLAHQGVEPAATFKNLGLPSNWYGALEWVFPTWARTHALDTGEAVNILKGAIVTSDRILTVSKGYAWEITTVEGGYGLNQLLSSRRSVLTGITNGIHIAEWDPSSDEHIAFHYSAASLSGKVQCKTALQQELGFPIKPGCPLIGFIGRLDYQKGIDLIHWAIPELMEDDLQFVMLGSGDPLYEDWMRSAENTYRDKFRGWVGFSVPISHRITAGCDILLMPSRFEPCGLNQLYAMRYGTVPVVHATGGLRDTVENFNPYAGEGRGEGTGWTFSPLTKDCMLNALKTAIRTYRDHKSTWEGLMRRCMQKDFTWENAAIQYEQVFEWAFIDPPYIM, from the exons ATGCTGGGCATCGACAGAGATGATTCTGGTTCTGTTATTGGCTTAAACTTGATTCCTG GTGACAATGAAGCCATTGACGCTGAAGTTGTGTCAACTGTTACCAAAGTCAAAGATgaggaaataaaaaaagaaaaaatagaaaccAGAGTAACCTACAATATTGTCTTTGTTACTGCTGAAGCTGCGCCTTATTCAAAGACGGGTGGATTAGGAGATGTTTGTGGTTCTTTGCCTATAGAGCTGGCTAGCCGTGGACACAGAGTCATGGTTGTCTCCCCAAGATACCTGAATGGTATGTCTGCAGATGAAAATTTTGCACATGTCTTTGATGCAAATCGACGCATCAAACTACAATGTTTTGGAGGGGAACAAGAGATTGCATTCTTCCATGAGTATCGGGAGGGTGTTGATTGG GTATTTGTGGACCATCCTTCTTACCATAGACCTGGAAATCCATATGGCGATAGTCATGGTGCTTTTGGTGATAATCAG TTTCGGTATACTTTACTTTGCCATGCAGCATGTGAAGCTCCATTAGTGCTTCCATTGGGAGGGTATACCTATGGAGAGAAGTGTCTCTTCCTTGTCAATGATTGGCATGCTGGTCTCGTGTCGGT GCTTTTGGCTGCCAAATACCGTCCATTTGGTGTTTATAAAGATGCTCGGAGCGTCCTTGTAATTCATAACCTTGCTCATCAG GGAGTGGAACCTGCAGCAACCTTTAAGAATTTGGGATTGCCTTCAAACTGGTATGGGGCATTGGAATGGGTGTTTCCTACATGGGCAAGGACACATGCTCTTGACACAGGAGAGGCTGTCAATATTCTAAAGGGTGCCATTGTGACATCTGATCGAATACTTACCGTTAGTAAG GGCTATGCATGGGAAATAACAACTGTTGAAGGTGGATATGGTTTAAATCAGCTATTAAGCAGTCGGAGGAGTGTTCtgactg GAATTACAAACGGCATTCATATTGCTGAATGGGATCCATCTTCAGATGAGCATATTGCTTTCCATTATTCTGCTGCTTCTCTATCTGGAAAG GTTCAATGCAAGACTGCTCTCCAACAGGAACTTGGTTTTCCAATTAAGCCTGGTTGTCCCTTG ATTGGATTTATCGGGAGACTGGACTACCAGAAAGGCATTGACCTGATCCACTGGGCAATTCCAGAACTTATGGAAGATGATCTACAATTT GTAATGCTTGGCTCTGGGGACCCACTTTACGAAGACTGGATGAGATCAGCAGAGAATACTTACAGAGATAAATTTCGTGGTTGGGTTGGATTTAGTGTTCCAATCTCTCATAGGATCACTGCAGG CTGTGACATACTATTGATGCCTTCAAGATTCGAGCCCTGTGGACTAAATCAGTTATATGCGATGAGATATGGAACTGTCCCTGTAGTTCATGCCACAGGAGGACTTAGA GACACAGTAGAGAATTTCAATCCGTACGCCGGAGAAGGTAGAGGTGAAGGCACCGG GTGGACCTTTTCTCCGCTCACAAAAGACTGTATGCTAAAT GCGCTAAAAACAGCAATAAGGACGTACAGAGATCACAAGTCAACGTGGGAGGGATTGATGAGAAGATGCATGCAAAAGGACTTCACCTGGGAAAATGCTGCCATTCAATACGAGCAGGTTTTTGAGTGGGCCTTTATTGATCCGCCGTACATTATGTGA
- the LOC107937622 gene encoding phosphatidylinositol 4-kinase gamma 3 translates to MSIASVAFSSAIEEFACFPENFAHRYGQTLSNSILIFLSVGGSIIPMRVMEYDSIASVKLRIQTSKGFFVRKQKLVFEGRELAQNDSRVQDYGVADGNVLHLVLKLSDLQAITVRTVCGKEFEFHIPRGRNVGYVKQQIAKKGKGFLNLKDQELVCNGEVLEDQRLITDICKNSDAVIHLLVQNSAKVRAVPIERGFEVSIEALSLNEGPHAARQYLGDTSSVEHLILAGKLFQRDSILEPLVVNSKIQLPMAIKELIDLTFDGLQQGSRPIRSSEGSGGAYFMQDSSGQKYISVFKPTDEEPMAVNNPHGLPLSLDGEGLKKGTCVGEGALREVAAYLLDHPMTGPRSFDSGEKGFAGVPPTVMVKCLHKAFNYPNGYDYDCKIGSLQMFVNNVGSCEDMGSRAFPVDEVQKISVVDIRLANADRHAGNILVTRNCEEGRFSLVPIDHGYCLPENFEDCTFDWLYWPQAREPYSPDVIKYIKSLNAEQDIELLRFHGWDMPPKCARTFRISTMLLKKGAERGLTPYAIGRIMCRETVKQESVIEQIVKEAEEGLLPGMSDEAFFEAVTLIMDRRLDELTS, encoded by the exons ATGTCGATCGCCAGTGTAGCCTTTAGCTCAGCAATTGAAGAGTTTGCTTGTTTCCCTGAAAATTTTGCCCATAGATATGGTCAGACTTTGAGCAACTCAATCTTAATTTTTCTCTCTGTTGGGGGGTCTATCATTCCCATGCGTGTAATGGAGTATGATTCAATTGCCTCTGTGAAGCTAAGGATTCAGACTTCAAAAGGGTTTTTTGTGAGGAAGCAGAAGTTAGTTTTCGAAGGTAGAGAACTGGCTCAGAATGATTCTCGTGTCCAGGACTATGGTGTTGCTGATGGGAATGTATTGCATCTGGTGTTAAAGCTTTCAGATCTCCAGGCTATCACTGTTAGGACTGTATGTGGTAAGGAGTTTGAGTTTCACATTCCAAGGGGTAGAAACGTGGGTTATGTGAAGCAACAAATTGCTAAGAAGGGAAAAGGATTTCTTAATCTCAAGGACCAAGAACTGGTATGCAACGGTGAGGTGCTTGAAGATCAGAGACTAATTACTGATATCTGCAAAAATAGTGATGCTGTTATTCACTTGCTAGTTCAAAACTCTGCTAAAGTACGGGCTGTTCCTATTGAAAGAGGTTTTGAAGTTTCTATTGAGGCATTGAGTTTGAATGAGGGGCCACATGCTGCTAGACAATACTTGGGTGACACATCCTCTGTGGAACATCTGATCTTGGCAGGGAAGCTGTTCCAAAGAGATTCCATTCTGGAGCCTCTTGTTGTTAATTCGAAGATTCAACTGCCAATGGCTATTAAAGAACTAATTGACTTAACTTTTGATGGATTACAGCAAGGCAGCAGGCCTATCAGGTCATCAGAGGGGTCAGGTGGAGCTTACTTCATGCAAGATTCATCTGGTCAGAAGTATATCTCCGTCTTCAAGCCTACTGATGAAGAGCCAATGGCTGTAAATAACCCACATGGCCTCCCCTTGTCACTAGATGGTGAAGGGCTGAAGAAAGGCACATGTGTAGGTGAAGGTGCACTGAGAGAAGTTGCAGCTTACCTGTTGGACCATCCAATGACTGGGCCTCGCTCATTTGATAGTGGAGAGAAGGGCTTTGCTGGGGTTCCTCCTACTGTGATGGTTAAGTGCTTGCATAAAGCATTTAATTATCCAAACGGTTATGATTATGATTGCAAGATTGGGTCACTGCAGATGTTTGTAAACAACGTCGGAAGTTGTGAAGATATGGGCTCTCGTGCTTTCCCAGTGGATGAGGTGCAGAAGATCTCTGTGGTGGACATAAGGTTGGCAAATGCAGATAGGCATGCTGGAAATATACTGGTCACAAGAAATTGTGAGGAAGGTCGGTTTTCACTTGTTCCTATTGACCACGGCTACTGCTTACCTGAGAAT TTTGAGGATTGCACGTTTGACTGGCTCTACTGGCCCCAAGCTCGTGAACCTTATTCCCCAGATGTCATCAAGTATATTAAATCGCTGAATGCTGAACAAGACATTGAACTTCTAAGGTTCCATGGTTGGGACATGCCACCCAAATGTGCTCGCACTTTTCGCATTTCCACAATGCTTCTAAAGAAAGGTGCGGAGAGAGGACTCACACCCTATGCTATTGGAAGAATCATGTGCAGGGAAACAGTGAAACAGGAGTCGGTGATTGAGCAGATTGTTAAAGAAGCGGAGGAAGGTCTGCTCCCCGGAATGAGTGATGAGGCATTCTTTGAAGCAGTGACATTGATCATGGATAGGCGTCTTGATGAATTGACCTCTTAA
- the LOC107937624 gene encoding probable pectinesterase/pectinesterase inhibitor 34 → MAPPKNLITIFLLFVFTMINVCAPGRGAAVIRHNPTQAISNTCSRTRFPNHCVNSLLKFPDSFTASEQDLVHVSFNMTLQHFSDALYMTTSVSNIKMYPRVRSAFDACLELLVDSIEALSRSLSAVIHKGGSTQDVMTWLSAALTNLDTCAEGFEGVTGALKDHVVAKLNDLSQLVSNCLSIFAATGGDDFAGASGENKRLLASSPSNEEKFPKWVGRIERKLLDTPLSEIQADIIVSKDGNGTVETISEAIKKAPENSSRRIVIYVRAGRYEETNLKVGRKKMNLMFIGDGKGKTVISGGKSVFDNVTTFHTATFAATESGFIARDMTFENWAGPTKHQAVALRVGADHAVVYKCNIIGYQDTLYVHSNRQFYRECDIYGTVDFIFGNAAVVLQNCSIYARKPMPFQKNTITAQSRKDPHQNTGISIHACRILPTPDLAVMNGSFQTYLGRPWKLHSRVVFMLSYMHDHIDPRGWLEWNGSFALDSLYYGEYMNYGAGAAVGQRVKWPGYRVITSESEASNFTVAQFIYGTLWLPSTGIAFLAGLQV, encoded by the exons ATGGCACCACCTAAAAACCTTATTaccatttttttactttttgtctTCACTATGATCAATGTCTGTGCGCCTGGCCGAGGCGCCGCCGTAATCCGCCACAACCCAACCCAAGCCATTTCCAACACCTGTAGCAGAACTCGGTTCCCCAACCACTGTGTCAACTCACTCCTTAAGTTCCCTGACTCGTTCACTGCCAGTGAACAAGACCTGGTCCATGTTTCTTTCAACATGACCTTGCAGCACTTCAGCGACGCTCTTTATATGACGACGTCCGTTTCCAACATCAAGATGTATCCACGTGTGCGCTCCGCATTCGACGCCTGCCTCGAGCTTCTGGTAGATTCCATCGAAGCCCTCTCCCGCTCCCTCTCCGCCGTCATTCACAAAGGCGGGTCCACCCAAGACGTGATGACGTGGCTTAGCGCTGCGTTGACGAACCTTGACACGTGCGCGGAGGGATTCGAGGGAGTGACCGGGGCGTTGAAGGATCATGTGGTGGCGAAACTGAATGACTTGTCTCAACTCGTGAGTAACTGCTTGTCGATTTTCGCCGCGACAGGCGGAGACGACTTCGCCGGTGCGTCGGGAGAGAACAAGAGGCTGCTGGCGTCGTCGCCGTCGAACGAGGAGAAATTCCCGAAATGGGTAGGGAGAATAGAGAGAAAGCTGCTCGACACTCCCTTGTCGGAAATCCAGGCTGATATAATCGTGTCGAAAGACGGAAACGGCACCGTTGAGACGATTAGTGAAGCGATTAAAAAGGCACCGGAGAATAGTAGTCGGCGGATTGTCATTTACGTGAGGGCAGGAAG ATACGAAGAGACTAATTTGAAGGTGGGGAGGAAGAAAATGAACTTGATGTTTATTGGTGACGGAAAGGGTAAAACAGTCATTTCAGGAGGAAAAAGTGTATTTGATAACGTCACCACTTTCCACACTGCTACTTTTG CGGCCACCGAGAGTGGTTTTATTGCGAGAGACATGACATTTGAGAATTGGGCTGGACCAACTAAGCACCAAGCAGTAGCTCTTCGTGTTGGGGCAGACCATGCCGTGGTATACAAGTGCAACATTATTGGGTACCAAGATACTTTATACGTTCATTCCAATCGTCAATTCTATCGTGAATGTGACATCTATGGCACTGTGGATTTCATTTTCGGAAATGCCGCGGTGGTACTTCAAAACTGTAGTATTTACGCTCGAAAACCCATGCCCTTTCAGAAGAACACAATCACGGCTCAAAGTCGAAAAGACCCGCATCAAAACACGGGTATTTCAATTCATGCATGTAGGATCTTACCCACGCCGGATCTCGCAGTAATGAACGGTAGCTTCCAAACGTATCTAGGGCGTCCATGGAAGCTGCATTCCAGGGTTGTGTTCATGTTATCATACATGCATGACCACATTGACCCTAGGGGATGGCTGGAATGGAATGGTTCATTTGCCTTAGATTCACTATACTATGGTGAATACATGAATTATGGAGCTGGTGCGGCAGTTGGTCAACGGGTCAAATGGCCTGGCTATAGAGTCATCACTTCAGAATCTGAAGCAAGCAATTTCACTGTTGCACAATTTATTTATGGAACATTATGGTTACCATCAACGGGGATTGCTTTCTTGGCTGGTCTCcaagtttaa